Proteins from a single region of Sporosarcina sp. P33:
- a CDS encoding PP2C family protein-serine/threonine phosphatase: MTVIIIGDVGNDVLKIQKNLQQLDLHTIHVFQSAYTAIQYEHLFLDEEIRLIIYDANLNVNNYEANCREIEALKGWRDVPILLSTSYEKPVIFERLLDTGIFDFILKPFDFIQLKIRIRIALNYYEETKKRKAHELQLKTDLAIAKNVQKSALSQELMLPSIEVNGMYFTSQSLGGDMYCWFQLNDDLTAVLLFDVMGHGVSAALVTMSIRSLLKDIIVKLIDPVSVMKEMNRKIYELFSTDGLDSFLVTAIYVVIDTKNGTLQYVNASHPEGVMFGKYGETVMMHANSPILGLFPTIQVKAKSIRLTGWHRIILYTDGLFTLYPDQKIDWDFFHSYSSQNSRLMLRKFTEEYKLPHLPLEDDITVVSITTAL, from the coding sequence ATGACTGTTATTATTATCGGAGATGTAGGCAATGATGTCCTTAAAATTCAGAAAAACTTGCAGCAGCTGGATCTGCACACGATACATGTATTTCAAAGTGCATATACGGCCATTCAATATGAGCATCTATTTTTAGATGAAGAGATTAGGTTAATTATTTATGACGCGAATTTAAATGTAAACAATTACGAAGCAAATTGCCGTGAAATTGAAGCGCTGAAAGGCTGGCGGGATGTGCCGATTCTGCTGTCGACTTCATATGAAAAACCGGTCATTTTTGAACGTCTTCTGGATACCGGGATATTTGATTTCATCCTGAAACCGTTTGATTTTATTCAGCTGAAGATTCGGATTCGGATTGCGCTGAACTATTATGAAGAAACGAAGAAGCGGAAAGCGCATGAGCTGCAGCTGAAAACGGACTTGGCCATTGCGAAAAACGTTCAGAAAAGTGCGCTGTCGCAAGAATTGATGCTGCCGTCTATTGAAGTGAACGGCATGTATTTTACTTCTCAGTCACTCGGCGGCGATATGTATTGCTGGTTTCAGCTCAATGATGATCTGACTGCGGTGCTGCTGTTTGATGTGATGGGCCACGGGGTGTCGGCGGCGCTCGTGACGATGTCCATTCGGTCGCTGCTGAAGGATATTATCGTAAAGCTGATTGATCCTGTCAGTGTAATGAAAGAAATGAACAGGAAAATTTATGAACTGTTTTCCACTGACGGACTTGATTCGTTTTTAGTGACGGCGATCTATGTGGTCATTGATACAAAGAATGGAACGCTGCAGTATGTAAATGCTTCACATCCGGAAGGGGTCATGTTCGGGAAGTACGGTGAAACCGTGATGATGCATGCGAATTCGCCAATACTCGGCCTGTTTCCAACCATCCAAGTCAAGGCGAAGAGCATTCGTCTGACAGGTTGGCACCGTATCATTTTATATACAGACGGCTTGTTCACTTTATATCCTGATCAGAAAATTGACTGGGACTTTTTTCATTCATACAGTTCGCAAAATAGCCGCCTGATGCTGCGGAAGTTTACGGAAGAGTACAAATTACCGCATTTGCCTTTGGAAGATGATATTACAGTTGTTTCGATCACAACTGCATTATAA
- a CDS encoding DUF5050 domain-containing protein, translating to MYNKALVLSFMLVSFLFTAIQPAFATTPNLESYDMNVPEPTDDEHFLQENVSYEELPALSVPSAAKSIVPEHNKMQLLPNLQLAKQWKPLEAIADSKKPWRVTFNQPVNVTEENTYKAKIIDESGEEFNYTIRLNSEGLLLTPNEPYQAGTVYTLILQKDLDSHKGVQLGRDVYQQFVYQPPQPEAKPEITEVTDLYSALFIGLTNMDDKIYVDKYTKDSNAVFAELRKVLDEHPEIFYYQYEGSLFYSSGYLAAKYAYPKDTITRMKKSLKQGIDTLYATAIKPGMTEYEKVKAVHDYVVLQTAYDYDNYLKNTIPRESYTMYGVLVNKTAVCNGYGLAMVYLLNELGIDTIYVKSTPAMNHGWNKVKIDGRWYSLDVTWDDPVPDRKGKVSYGYFLVSDSQLAKTHSWNNAGLPKATDTRYEYMSGMWTSDTENGWIYYANSGDDVKIYKMKTDGSANQKVANVRANELVVHEGWIYFSNYSHSGYLFKMKTDGSSLTQITDFLTSEISKEGGVLYFTDSNANKNYQMDLK from the coding sequence ATGTACAATAAAGCGCTGGTTCTTTCTTTCATGCTAGTAAGCTTTCTCTTTACCGCTATCCAGCCTGCGTTTGCAACCACTCCAAATCTCGAAAGTTATGATATGAATGTGCCGGAGCCAACGGATGATGAGCATTTCTTGCAAGAAAACGTATCATACGAAGAGCTGCCGGCATTGTCGGTTCCGTCAGCTGCAAAATCTATCGTACCGGAACACAACAAGATGCAGCTGCTTCCGAATTTACAATTGGCAAAACAGTGGAAGCCCCTTGAAGCGATTGCTGACAGTAAAAAGCCATGGCGAGTCACGTTCAATCAGCCGGTCAACGTAACAGAAGAAAATACTTACAAGGCAAAGATTATAGATGAATCAGGCGAGGAGTTTAATTATACTATCCGCTTGAACTCGGAAGGTCTCCTTCTTACGCCGAATGAACCCTATCAGGCAGGAACAGTATATACACTAATTCTGCAAAAGGATTTGGACAGCCACAAAGGAGTTCAGCTGGGAAGGGATGTTTACCAGCAGTTTGTCTATCAGCCGCCACAACCTGAGGCAAAGCCGGAGATCACGGAAGTTACGGACTTATACTCTGCGCTTTTTATAGGGTTAACCAACATGGATGACAAGATTTACGTCGATAAGTATACGAAAGACAGTAACGCAGTATTCGCAGAGCTGCGTAAGGTTCTGGACGAGCATCCTGAAATTTTCTATTATCAATATGAAGGAAGTCTTTTTTATTCATCGGGGTATCTGGCGGCAAAGTATGCCTATCCGAAAGACACCATCACACGAATGAAGAAGAGCCTGAAGCAAGGAATCGATACGTTATATGCGACTGCCATTAAGCCGGGCATGACAGAATATGAAAAAGTTAAGGCAGTTCATGATTATGTGGTTCTGCAGACGGCCTATGATTATGACAACTACCTAAAAAACACCATACCGAGAGAATCCTATACGATGTATGGTGTGCTCGTGAATAAAACTGCGGTTTGTAATGGCTATGGCCTTGCAATGGTCTACTTGCTCAATGAACTGGGGATTGACACAATTTATGTGAAAAGTACGCCTGCCATGAATCACGGCTGGAATAAAGTCAAAATAGATGGCCGCTGGTACAGCCTGGATGTCACGTGGGACGATCCGGTGCCTGACAGAAAAGGCAAAGTCAGCTATGGTTACTTCCTGGTGTCCGACAGTCAGCTGGCAAAAACCCATTCATGGAATAATGCGGGTCTCCCGAAAGCTACTGATACGCGATATGAATACATGAGCGGAATGTGGACGTCGGATACGGAAAATGGCTGGATATACTACGCGAATTCGGGCGATGATGTTAAGATATACAAAATGAAAACAGACGGATCGGCCAATCAGAAAGTAGCGAATGTACGAGCGAACGAATTGGTTGTTCATGAAGGCTGGATTTATTTCAGTAATTATTCCCATAGCGGCTATTTATTCAAAATGAAAACTGACGGCAGCTCACTGACGCAAATTACCGATTTTTTAACTTCTGAAATCAGTAAAGAGGGCGGAGTATTATACTTTACGGACAGTAACGCCAATAAGAACTATCAAATGGATTTGAAGTGA
- a CDS encoding STAS domain-containing protein, giving the protein MEQKTAALQVTEKDSYVILGFSGHLQYGSMEELKKRLQTILQKEGRSFILDMSKVQNIDSTGFGLIVNFAKKVSLKKEKIVIIIVDDFVRKLFSISQCDRIFPIVDSEAAAFKMLQHHVETELTVDEY; this is encoded by the coding sequence ATGGAACAAAAAACAGCAGCATTGCAAGTGACGGAAAAAGACTCGTATGTGATTCTCGGTTTTTCAGGCCATTTGCAGTACGGGTCAATGGAAGAGCTGAAAAAACGGCTGCAGACCATACTGCAGAAAGAAGGCCGCAGTTTCATCCTGGATATGAGCAAAGTTCAGAATATAGACAGTACAGGCTTCGGTTTGATCGTCAACTTTGCCAAAAAAGTATCGTTGAAAAAGGAGAAAATCGTCATTATTATCGTTGACGACTTTGTCCGTAAGTTATTCTCCATTTCCCAATGTGACAGAATTTTCCCGATCGTTGACAGCGAAGCAGCTGCTTTTAAAATGCTTCAGCACCATGTAGAGACGGAACTTACTGTTGATGAGTATTAA
- the grpE gene encoding nucleotide exchange factor GrpE, with amino-acid sequence MSTMHESANNRPEELQRLLDKELMQLEKITIEDFEVDPIEKPVTKEDLKQFQQFTSTSFRSLEDLLESNQAILPVDEAVTRLQEEALQDRVKMAKRAVEIFTLFEEGRDKLGFDSEELIEQFDVMLDEAHRLLGEMGIQERAVLGEYFDESFMEAIGTIPAEEADEGVDRFQVGAVFRRAFILEDQVVQYALVKTVL; translated from the coding sequence ATGAGTACTATGCATGAGTCCGCGAATAACAGGCCGGAAGAGTTACAGCGTTTATTAGATAAAGAATTAATGCAGCTGGAGAAAATTACGATTGAGGATTTTGAAGTAGATCCTATTGAAAAGCCGGTCACAAAAGAAGATTTGAAGCAATTTCAGCAGTTTACCTCCACCAGTTTCCGCTCGCTGGAAGATTTATTGGAAAGCAATCAAGCAATCTTGCCTGTCGATGAAGCGGTTACACGCCTGCAGGAGGAAGCCTTGCAGGACCGGGTGAAGATGGCGAAACGCGCAGTGGAAATCTTTACATTATTTGAAGAAGGCCGCGATAAGCTCGGCTTTGATTCAGAAGAACTCATTGAACAGTTTGATGTGATGCTGGATGAAGCGCACCGTCTGCTCGGAGAGATGGGCATTCAGGAACGGGCTGTACTTGGCGAGTATTTTGATGAAAGCTTTATGGAAGCAATCGGCACCATACCAGCAGAAGAAGCTGATGAAGGTGTGGACCGCTTCCAGGTAGGAGCTGTCTTCCGCAGAGCATTTATACTGGAAGATCAAGTCGTTCAATACGCGCTAGTGAAAACGGTTTTGTAG
- the dapA gene encoding 4-hydroxy-tetrahydrodipicolinate synthase — MNFGSIMTAMVTPFTESGDIDYTATRNLINHLLANGTDALVVAGTTGESPTLTNEEKVELFKFTVQTVAGRAPVIAGTGSNSTRESIDLTIQAEEAGVDGIMLVVPYYNKPCQDGLYQHFKTIAQTTTLPVMLYNIPGRSALNMLPETIIRLADVPNITSVKEASGDLDAVASIIEHTGDDFFVYTGDDSSTLPVLAIGGTGVVSVSAHIIGNEMQEMIHQFRSGNTKQAAAIHRRLLPIMKAMFAAPNPSPTKAALNLTGVPVGGVRLPMIALSDEEVASLKNVLELDDRAAVGF, encoded by the coding sequence ATGAATTTCGGATCAATTATGACAGCAATGGTAACTCCGTTTACTGAATCAGGAGACATTGACTACACAGCAACTCGCAATCTGATTAACCATCTGCTAGCCAATGGAACAGACGCACTAGTCGTCGCAGGTACCACAGGAGAATCTCCTACACTTACGAATGAAGAAAAAGTGGAACTATTCAAGTTCACGGTACAAACCGTGGCAGGCAGAGCACCCGTCATCGCGGGCACTGGATCAAACAGTACTAGAGAATCCATCGATTTGACCATTCAGGCAGAAGAAGCAGGAGTTGACGGCATTATGCTTGTCGTCCCTTACTACAACAAGCCTTGCCAGGATGGATTGTATCAGCACTTCAAGACGATTGCACAAACGACGACTCTGCCGGTCATGCTGTACAATATCCCGGGACGCAGCGCATTGAATATGCTGCCTGAAACGATTATCCGTCTGGCTGACGTGCCTAATATCACGTCTGTTAAAGAAGCGAGCGGTGATCTGGACGCTGTGGCATCTATTATCGAGCATACAGGTGACGACTTCTTCGTCTATACAGGCGACGATTCATCGACACTTCCGGTGCTGGCGATCGGCGGAACAGGCGTCGTATCGGTCTCTGCACATATTATCGGAAATGAAATGCAAGAGATGATCCATCAATTCAGAAGCGGCAATACCAAGCAGGCGGCAGCTATTCACCGTCGTCTATTGCCGATTATGAAAGCAATGTTCGCAGCTCCGAACCCTTCTCCAACGAAGGCTGCATTGAATTTGACAGGCGTTCCGGTCGGCGGCGTGCGTCTGCCAATGATTGCTTTGTCAGATGAAGAAGTGGCTTCATTGAAGAATGTGCTGGAACTTGACGACCGGGCTGCTGTGGGTTTTTGA
- a CDS encoding tol-pal system YbgF family protein, whose translation MSSFTNIPMLVQQMQKEIRQKRYSHALDTIRELEKMGVSQKQILWHKAVLESKVGNLHAALAYLKELDSKEPHVAKLEEMILGNWDTYTQVVAEYNRAVSEIQLGYAENALHILDYAIHLAGKLPIPIELYRMKTILLARYHAGTLARFTAGLPMYALDDSTIKRVVAAEPPRPDIARPVPKPKRKRKLKKNAVAGLIAIAGVLLVSIVMLLANMIGQQQTANEPPAAAPAEKPIAAADKPAKKPKAKPEEEEELPYVTEEAAKTYYNEGYKQFLNENFPAAIIYLKYAVQTEESDYFTDDASYFLASSYLRERDYQKVVDIARAFLKEDNPNYKESPYREGIRLQESRALMQLDEHDDAIAILQELVNKPNKDWVTYEAKAMLKTAEEEAR comes from the coding sequence ATGAGTTCATTCACTAACATCCCGATGCTGGTCCAGCAAATGCAAAAGGAGATCCGGCAGAAGCGTTATAGCCATGCTTTAGATACGATAAGAGAGCTTGAAAAAATGGGTGTCAGCCAGAAGCAGATTCTCTGGCACAAGGCAGTGCTTGAAAGTAAAGTGGGCAATCTGCATGCGGCACTGGCCTATTTGAAAGAACTGGACAGTAAGGAGCCCCATGTAGCGAAGCTTGAGGAAATGATTCTCGGCAATTGGGACACATACACGCAAGTCGTCGCTGAATATAACCGCGCCGTTTCAGAAATTCAGCTGGGCTATGCGGAAAATGCACTACATATACTTGATTATGCCATTCATCTCGCAGGAAAACTGCCGATTCCGATTGAACTGTATCGAATGAAAACGATCCTGTTGGCGCGTTACCACGCAGGCACGCTGGCGCGCTTTACAGCAGGCTTGCCAATGTACGCACTGGACGATTCCACGATCAAACGCGTTGTGGCGGCAGAACCTCCGCGTCCGGATATTGCAAGGCCTGTGCCGAAGCCGAAGAGGAAGCGCAAACTGAAGAAAAACGCCGTGGCAGGCTTAATTGCCATTGCCGGTGTGCTGCTCGTTTCAATCGTGATGCTGCTGGCCAATATGATAGGACAGCAGCAAACCGCTAACGAACCGCCAGCCGCTGCGCCTGCCGAGAAGCCGATCGCAGCCGCGGACAAACCTGCTAAAAAGCCTAAAGCAAAGCCTGAAGAGGAAGAAGAACTTCCATACGTTACAGAAGAAGCAGCGAAAACGTATTATAATGAAGGCTATAAGCAGTTTTTAAACGAAAACTTCCCGGCAGCTATTATCTATTTGAAGTATGCTGTGCAAACGGAAGAAAGCGACTATTTCACCGACGACGCATCCTATTTCCTTGCCTCCAGTTATTTGAGGGAACGGGACTATCAGAAAGTCGTCGATATCGCTCGGGCATTTTTAAAAGAAGACAACCCGAATTATAAAGAATCGCCATATCGGGAAGGAATCCGTCTGCAGGAAAGCCGTGCGCTGATGCAATTGGATGAACACGATGACGCCATCGCGATTTTGCAGGAGCTTGTCAATAAACCGAATAAAGATTGGGTGACCTATGAGGCGAAAGCAATGTTGAAAACGGCGGAAGAGGAAGCGCGGTGA
- a CDS encoding S8 family serine peptidase: MNQKHLTSLLLLIGLFSIMGFHKSASAEDGKYTELLVEYEETRQSFSAEEELPGVESRENIADQVELWSFTDAKEMKIVKEQLLEDPGVLHVEPNYERYSHISYDDLDLTKQWWIPQVKPRLIWARAAEQQKDAVVAVIDSGIDLHHEDLQGRIQAGGFNFYADNWDVQDMNGHGTAVAGVIAADTGSHLGVAGIAGTYNVRVLPLKISHVNGTSKVSNAIKAIDYALAKKVDVINLSFGSSEPSLLEEQAIKRAVESGITVVASAGNSAEKGNEIMYPASYADVISVGATDPLNKRASFSNYNKHISLVAPGTAIFTTAIHNRYQSVSGTSFSGPVVAGAAAVVKSLRPHLAPSDMKRLLESSATDLGVPGKDPHYGAGLLNISMLHYLLPGGNEPSFTGDFPDKTVKPAKVFTVRFSHELNMAENYHPYIDITRSPNSADRQLDFTARVNPADRKELLISPNTHWDEGIHYLRVQDGLPNTKNEPLKKSVIIKFIVQPK; encoded by the coding sequence ATGAATCAAAAGCACCTTACAAGTTTACTATTGCTTATCGGGCTGTTTTCTATAATGGGGTTTCATAAATCGGCCAGTGCGGAAGATGGAAAGTATACGGAGTTATTAGTAGAGTATGAAGAAACTAGACAGTCATTTTCAGCTGAAGAAGAATTGCCGGGTGTGGAAAGCCGTGAAAATATTGCGGATCAGGTGGAGTTGTGGAGCTTCACAGACGCAAAAGAAATGAAGATTGTCAAAGAACAGCTGCTGGAAGACCCCGGCGTTTTGCATGTAGAGCCGAATTATGAACGCTATTCGCATATTTCATACGACGATCTTGATTTGACGAAGCAATGGTGGATTCCGCAGGTGAAGCCGCGGCTGATTTGGGCCAGGGCGGCAGAACAGCAAAAAGACGCTGTCGTAGCGGTTATCGATTCAGGTATTGATCTGCACCATGAAGATCTGCAGGGCCGTATTCAGGCGGGCGGCTTTAATTTTTATGCAGATAACTGGGACGTGCAAGATATGAACGGACATGGCACTGCAGTTGCGGGTGTCATTGCAGCAGATACGGGAAGTCACCTCGGTGTGGCGGGGATTGCCGGAACGTATAATGTACGCGTATTGCCGCTGAAAATTTCTCATGTGAATGGGACAAGCAAAGTTTCCAATGCCATTAAAGCGATTGACTATGCACTAGCGAAAAAAGTGGACGTGATCAATTTAAGCTTTGGCAGCAGCGAGCCTTCTCTGCTGGAAGAGCAAGCCATTAAACGGGCTGTCGAGTCAGGCATCACTGTCGTGGCATCTGCCGGAAACAGTGCCGAAAAAGGCAATGAAATCATGTATCCGGCATCGTACGCAGATGTGATTTCTGTTGGAGCAACAGATCCGCTGAATAAACGCGCCAGTTTTTCTAACTATAATAAGCATATTAGTCTGGTTGCGCCTGGAACGGCTATTTTTACTACGGCCATTCACAACAGGTATCAATCGGTCAGCGGGACCTCCTTCTCCGGACCTGTCGTTGCAGGGGCTGCCGCTGTCGTGAAATCGCTGCGGCCTCATTTGGCACCAAGTGACATGAAACGGCTGCTTGAAAGTTCGGCAACAGACCTTGGTGTGCCGGGAAAAGATCCACATTACGGGGCGGGGCTGCTGAATATTAGCATGCTCCACTATTTATTGCCGGGCGGAAATGAGCCTTCATTTACAGGGGACTTTCCAGACAAGACAGTAAAACCTGCAAAAGTATTTACTGTCCGTTTTTCACATGAATTAAACATGGCGGAGAATTATCATCCGTATATTGATATTACGCGTTCGCCGAACAGTGCGGATCGGCAGCTTGATTTTACTGCCCGGGTCAATCCCGCGGACAGGAAAGAGCTGCTGATTTCACCGAACACGCATTGGGATGAAGGCATTCATTATTTACGAGTTCAGGACGGGTTGCCGAATACGAAGAATGAGCCGCTGAAGAAGTCGGTGATTATAAAGTTTATTGTGCAGCCAAAGTGA
- a CDS encoding methyl-accepting chemotaxis protein gives MKWSIGKKINGVILLAIVLLSGILSGLNYYATKGNLLEAAETKLMSDLQLSMELLNNSVPGDWSITNGSLYKGEMDMNEAYDIPDQLGELTFGNTMSIFQNDTRITTNIIENGERRLGTKVSEQVGDVVLGKKERFIGTADVLGEPFQAVYDPIFNKEGDVIGIIAVAIPVAPYIKIAASSATQTIIISLVLAVLVILIASFIIQRIIVRPINRLRDNANELADLNLDVALYEAKGTDEIADLSTAFHHMKEQLTETIEHVARNAKEIANSSVALAESSQQTNETASQIASTMNEIASGVTNQSEHAEQIAGMMRDTIAEVEINLGHVEQSLLNAKQSTVIAHEGEQAISKAIEHLSTVTETVSYATDSIQKLGMRSEEIGGIITVITAISEQTNLLALNAAIEAARAGEHGKGFAVVAAEVRKLAEQSKAAAQQITDLITDIQAETSVTVRTMESNLTAVEEQVVIINQGGEALKHIVEKVSETESGVGQMKEAFVHVNENSQNVQDAIQNISAIIEESAAATEQIAASSEEQYATVAEIADNTTSLAEVADRLREEVNKFKM, from the coding sequence ATGAAATGGTCAATTGGCAAAAAGATTAACGGAGTAATATTACTGGCAATTGTGCTGCTTTCCGGTATTTTAAGCGGTCTGAATTACTATGCCACAAAAGGGAATTTGCTTGAGGCCGCGGAGACGAAATTGATGTCCGATCTGCAGCTGAGTATGGAGCTGCTGAATAATTCCGTGCCGGGCGACTGGTCCATCACGAATGGTTCGTTATATAAAGGCGAAATGGATATGAACGAAGCATACGATATTCCAGATCAGCTGGGGGAGCTGACATTCGGGAACACGATGTCCATTTTTCAAAATGATACACGGATTACAACGAATATTATAGAAAATGGGGAACGCCGTTTAGGTACGAAAGTGTCTGAGCAAGTAGGAGACGTTGTTCTGGGAAAAAAGGAACGTTTTATCGGTACGGCAGATGTTCTGGGCGAGCCGTTTCAAGCGGTCTACGATCCTATTTTTAACAAGGAAGGTGACGTGATCGGAATTATCGCGGTTGCGATTCCTGTGGCGCCTTATATCAAAATTGCTGCTTCTTCCGCAACACAGACGATTATTATTTCCTTAGTGCTTGCGGTACTTGTCATTCTGATTGCGAGCTTTATTATCCAGCGCATCATTGTTCGGCCGATTAATCGTTTGCGTGACAATGCGAATGAACTGGCAGATTTGAATTTAGATGTTGCGCTTTATGAAGCAAAAGGAACAGACGAAATCGCTGACCTGTCAACTGCCTTCCACCATATGAAAGAACAGTTAACGGAAACAATCGAGCACGTCGCGCGAAATGCCAAAGAAATCGCCAATTCTTCAGTCGCACTGGCAGAGTCATCGCAGCAGACGAATGAAACGGCTAGCCAAATCGCTTCGACCATGAATGAAATTGCATCCGGTGTGACGAATCAGTCCGAACATGCGGAACAGATTGCTGGAATGATGCGCGATACGATAGCTGAAGTGGAAATTAATTTAGGGCATGTCGAGCAGAGCCTGCTGAACGCCAAGCAATCTACGGTTATTGCGCATGAAGGTGAGCAGGCAATCAGCAAAGCAATTGAACATTTAAGCACAGTGACAGAAACGGTAAGCTATGCGACCGATTCCATTCAAAAACTGGGCATGCGTTCAGAAGAAATCGGCGGAATTATTACCGTCATCACCGCGATTTCTGAACAGACAAATTTACTGGCGCTGAATGCGGCGATTGAAGCAGCAAGAGCAGGAGAGCACGGCAAAGGTTTTGCGGTCGTTGCAGCTGAAGTGCGTAAATTGGCTGAACAATCAAAAGCAGCCGCCCAGCAAATTACGGATTTAATCACCGATATTCAAGCAGAAACATCGGTGACAGTCCGGACGATGGAAAGTAATCTGACTGCAGTGGAAGAGCAAGTCGTCATTATTAATCAAGGCGGGGAAGCGCTGAAGCATATCGTGGAGAAAGTCAGTGAAACAGAGTCGGGGGTTGGACAGATGAAAGAAGCATTCGTACACGTGAATGAAAACTCTCAAAATGTCCAAGATGCCATCCAAAATATTTCCGCCATCATTGAAGAGTCCGCGGCTGCGACAGAGCAAATTGCCGCTTCATCTGAAGAACAGTATGCCACAGTAGCGGAAATCGCCGACAACACAACCAGCTTAGCGGAAGTAGCCGATCGTTTACGTGAAGAAGTGAATAAATTTAAAATGTAA
- a CDS encoding YARHG domain-containing protein — protein MKKCLICNEVNTDDQETCTNCGTTFTLRRSYTKKQSLLKLPIYLLAAAVIVIIILTGYLILENKYGKEATTEQFISALIAQDKDTLQELIKPKDTRIAIDEESIQALLHLVKKNPSIVQVAENNLLKESEDGMFSLRAAGKRFGLFPRYTINPPGYIMKVKSLGEETVLALHDAEIGYIKKRDETAEFGPFLAGIYPIQMTTTIDEELVQEEIQANVFGAKQTIQLSFDSVEELAAEAKENESTPDSEATVQNDVMPEQSDEPVIIKEVIKEVPSGVYQDQFIISYSGDVFLDKSDLNGLSKEDLRLARNEIFARHGYMFKSKDLQNYFGSQSWYEPNPDFDGKLAEWEKHNIQLIKSYE, from the coding sequence ATGAAAAAATGTCTAATATGTAATGAAGTGAATACTGATGATCAAGAGACCTGTACGAATTGCGGAACGACATTTACTTTACGGCGTTCTTATACTAAAAAACAGTCTTTACTGAAACTGCCTATTTATCTGCTCGCAGCAGCTGTAATAGTGATTATCATACTAACCGGTTATCTCATTTTAGAAAATAAATACGGCAAAGAAGCCACTACAGAGCAATTCATCTCTGCGCTGATCGCTCAGGATAAAGACACTCTTCAAGAATTAATCAAACCAAAAGACACACGCATTGCAATCGATGAAGAAAGCATTCAAGCGCTGCTGCACCTTGTGAAGAAAAACCCTTCCATCGTACAAGTCGCGGAAAATAATTTGCTGAAAGAATCCGAAGACGGCATGTTCTCCCTGCGCGCAGCAGGCAAACGATTCGGCCTATTCCCCCGCTATACGATCAATCCGCCGGGCTATATTATGAAAGTAAAGTCACTCGGTGAAGAAACTGTGCTGGCATTACATGATGCAGAAATCGGCTATATCAAAAAGCGTGATGAAACGGCTGAGTTCGGACCGTTCCTTGCAGGCATCTACCCTATTCAAATGACGACTACGATCGATGAAGAACTCGTGCAGGAAGAAATTCAAGCCAATGTATTCGGCGCAAAACAAACGATTCAGCTGTCATTTGATTCGGTAGAAGAGCTGGCGGCAGAAGCTAAAGAAAACGAAAGCACCCCTGACAGCGAAGCCACCGTACAAAATGACGTAATGCCGGAACAATCCGACGAACCAGTCATTATCAAAGAAGTGATAAAAGAAGTGCCGTCGGGCGTCTATCAGGACCAATTCATCATCTCATACAGCGGAGACGTCTTTTTGGACAAATCCGACCTGAATGGATTATCAAAAGAAGATCTGCGGCTCGCACGTAATGAAATCTTCGCGCGCCACGGCTATATGTTCAAATCAAAAGATCTGCAGAACTACTTCGGTTCGCAGTCATGGTACGAACCCAATCCCGACTTTGACGGAAAGCTCGCGGAATGGGAAAAGCATAATATCCAGCTGATTAAATCATATGAGTGA
- a CDS encoding ATP-binding protein: MEFTFSIIPNQQSIRLIDQLMENYTELYAIPCAREICFVTHELVINAVEAMEKDGRTESIEVYVRNEDDQLHIAVTDSAEGIPEEQWPGILGAALADESFCERGRGFLFIQHMVDQLWFEQLSGSQFLVGVKKKLLASEER; encoded by the coding sequence ATGGAGTTTACATTCAGTATCATACCGAACCAGCAGTCGATCCGGCTGATAGATCAGCTCATGGAAAACTACACGGAGCTGTATGCGATCCCATGCGCCCGAGAGATTTGTTTTGTGACGCATGAACTTGTGATTAATGCAGTGGAAGCGATGGAGAAAGACGGCAGGACTGAATCGATTGAAGTGTATGTGCGCAATGAAGATGATCAGCTGCATATTGCGGTTACCGATTCTGCGGAAGGAATACCAGAGGAGCAGTGGCCTGGAATTCTCGGTGCTGCGCTTGCAGATGAAAGCTTCTGTGAGCGGGGGCGCGGCTTTTTATTCATACAGCATATGGTTGATCAGCTGTGGTTTGAACAATTGTCCGGCTCGCAATTTTTGGTCGGCGTGAAGAAAAAATTACTGGCTTCGGAGGAACGATAA